The Euphorbia lathyris chromosome 3, ddEupLath1.1, whole genome shotgun sequence genome contains a region encoding:
- the LOC136224059 gene encoding rust resistance kinase Lr10-like yields MRAFFDGDFTVIQVLNGIKWSLRNNISQPIYEIVYTLNLLGVLFFLRNLCMAPLLIIFVTYKWRRRHLSDYNKIEEFLRSQNNLMPIRYTFSDIKKMTGGFKEKLGKGGFGTVYKGKLRSGQFAAVKILANSKTDGQDFINEVATIGKIHHANIVQLVGFCCERSKFALVYDFMPNGSLDKHIVSAKVQSITLSWEKLYEISVGVARGIEYLHHGCEMQILHFDIKPHNILLGENFAPKISDFGLAKFYPRGDVGSLTAAQGTIGYMAPELFYKNIGCVSYKADVYSFGMLLLEIAGRRKNLNSLLENSRESYYSCWVSDQLFDENLALEDSTEEENKIARKLVIIGLWCIQMKPSNRPAMNKVVEMLEGNLESLEVPPRPLQYSMELLQSTGTESSSLISHDFTKSSSWTESEVDPVSESISLIHNQVNINF; encoded by the exons ATGAGGGCATTCTTTG ATGGCGATTTCACTGTAATCCAAGTACTCAACGGAATCAAAT GGTCTTTACGAAATAATATCTCTCAACCAATATATGAGATCGTATATACATTGAATCTTCTCG GAGTACTCTTCTTTCTAAGGAATTTATGTATGGCACCATTATTGATCATATTTGTAACCTATAAATGGCGAAGAAGGCATCTATCGGACTATAATAAGATTGAAGAATTTTTACGAAGCCAAAATAATCTTATGCCTATAAGGTACACTTTCTCAGATATCAAAAAGATGACAGGAGGTTTTAAGGAAAAGTTGGGTAAAGGAGGGTTTGGAACTGTGTATAAAGGAAAGCTTCGTAGTGGTCAATTTGCTGCAGTGAAAATATTAGCAAATTCAAAAACTGATGGACAAGATTTTATCAATGAAGTGGCTACCATTGGTAAGATTCACCATGCCAATATAGTACAATTGGTTGGTTTTTGTTGTGAGAGATCAAAGTTTGCACTTGTTTATGACTTTATGCCTAATGGATCTCTTGATAAACATATAGTTTCCGCAAAAGTTCAATCTATAACTTTAAGTTGGGAAAAATTATACGAGATTTCTGTAGGAGTGGCTCGTGGCATTGAATATCTCCATCATGGTTGTGAGATGCAAATCCTTCATTTTGACATCAAGCCTCACAACATTCTTCTTGGTGAAAACTTCGCTCccaaaatttcagattttgggCTAGCTAAATTTTATCCCAGAGGCGATGTGGGATCACTTACAGCAGCACAAGGAACAATTGGATATATGGCACCAGAGTTGTTTTATAAGAACATTGGATGTGTTTCGTACAAAGCTGATGTATATAGTTTCGGAATGTTACTATTAGAAATTGCAGGTAGAAGGAAGAACTTGAACTCGTTGTTAGAGAACTCTCGGGAAAGTTATTATTCGTGTTGGGTTTCCGACCAACTTTTTGACGAAAATCTTGCGTTAGAAGACAGTACAGAGGAGGAAAATAAAATTGCAAGGAAACTTGTCATAATAGGATTATGGTGCATACAAATGAAGCCATCGAATAGGCCTGCAATGAATAAAGTTGTGGAAATGCTTGAAGGAAATTTGGAAAGTCTAGAAGTGCCTCCAAGACCTCTACAGTATTCAATGGAATTACTACAGAGTACTGGCACAGAATCATCAAGCTTGATATCACATGATTTTACAAAGTCAAGTAGCTGGACAGAAAGTGAAGTTGATCCTGTATCGGAATCAATCAGCCTAATACATAATCAAGTTAATATTAACTTTTAG